The following DNA comes from Castanea sativa cultivar Marrone di Chiusa Pesio chromosome 10, ASM4071231v1.
ataaaaaaaatcaagtgatGTCACATTTACATAAATGATTGCATTTTATTGATTGGAAGGTCAGAAAGGACCACGTTAGCTCTCCTCTTAgtagacctaataatttctccaatAAATGAGTTCAATTTACACAtgtaatattcaaattttatcaaaattgagcctcaaaatatcaaataaattgaataaaaaaaaattaagacaaagtttcaaaattcaaaataaatcaaactaacaaattaaaaaaatttaagaactaTTAATAACATAGATTGGGTTAGGTTTTATACTTAACAAATAAATCGACAAGTGGGGCATAAATTAaccactattattattatttaaaaaaaaaaaaaaactatggccTTTGTACGTTGAAATACAACTACCAAAACAAAACGAAGTACAATATAAAAATCCCACAAATCCAAAGTACTAAATTTAAGTTTCCCCAATTCAGTTCACCTCCATCACGGTACTAAATTTTTCCAACAGACTATTAAAAATTACAATCCAACACAAATATTAATTCAATTCTGATTtccttagcaatcaaatcagaAAATTCCCTTAgctttttaataataattgaaaagaagaaaaaaaaaatccaatttcaaacctcataataataattgaaaaaaaaaaaaaaacatattccaATTTCAAACCTCAGTGATGAGCAATCTGAGGAGAACCCGCATCAGCACCAGCGTCAGCGTCAGCGTCAGAGTTAGCAGGAGGAACGACGTCGTCTGGGTCGCGGGTCGGGTCGGACTTGTCGATAGCGGTCCGAAATTTGTCGAGGAAGGGTTTGAAGGCGAGCTCAATGGCTAGCCAACCAAAGGCTAAGGCTCCGAACACTACCACCGCTTGCTTCGTTGCAGTCGATTTCCCCATTTTTTGCTTTTCGgtgcaagaagaagaagaacagcGGTctgaatgaaataaaataatagcgTTCAAACCCAAACTGAACcgaatatatattataaatacaCAAAGTGTGGGACCCCTTTCACTGTGATAATTTATCAAGATTTCCTGGGATACGccctattttatatatatatatatatatatatatatatatatatataatacaaaataattactATAATGTTTTTAATTGGTAAATTAAATACGCACACCACGGGTCTTGAACCTCAGATCTAACGCTTAACCTACCACTTAGATGAAAAAGATGTGTCAATTGAGCCAGAGCTTATTTGTATACGTAGTGTCTTTTTGACAtgattaattttgtcaatttattttattatttagcttacttttgttattatttatgggtttcattacattttttttatactattcataagtcccactatactattttagttcacttttacctttatttacagtaaaaaaattttacttttagcaaaataagcggattctAAACAGACCTGTAATAGAAGAAATACTTTGGACAAGAAAATTAAatcattgaaaattttccatCCTATCTCTCACATTTGTCTTGTGCTGGGCTCAAGtaagttgagtttttttttttttttttttcctgtgtaTATAGCCTTGTTCTATGTATAATTAGAGTCTACTTTCCCTTATGAAAAATAATTCAATTCAACAGAAAAGATAGTCTAGGAATCACgttgattaattttaagaaattcaCATAAGTACTAAAAACCATAATAGTTTATTTGTATTGGTTAGAAAGACTACAAGTATGTTTTGATATCTACATAATTGCTTTGAAGATTTCAATATATCACATTTGGATATATGGTGGGATGAATTTCTTCATGGAGGAAACCAAGTGAGAAAGGGATTAATTCCCGCGTATatcaaaaattgattaatgTATTGGCCTAATAATAAATAGCTATCATCAGAAGTCCATAGGTTgaaaacaaaatcttataaGACAATTTGAACCTTTTCGTGAGATGGGCTTCCTTGAGGAGGATCGGGCAAACCCACTCCTTAGCTTAAGTTAATATTATGGAAGGAGAATCTAAATGGTAAACTATTTGGAGTGGACTTATGATTCCCACGGGTACGTTTGGCATAATTTTGTGAGAGACCCACTCCATAGGGAAGTGCAAAAGATAAGTACTGCTCCATAAGAAGAATTATCATATATAGAGCCCCTGTTAAGTGTGTGATATCCCGAGCCCGATTAGGAGTCTTTGGTCCTTCAAATTCCTAGTGTTTTTGTTAGATTGTTGAGGTCTGTTTTGTCACTGTAAGAGTCTGCCTGAGAGTGCTTGAGGTGTATTGATCTTTTGTTGGTGTGTATGTCTTTTTATGCATTCACTGAACACATTTCCAAACATCTTTGTATTGATGTGCTGCAAGAGAGGTTTTTCCCCCCTAATAAGGAACGGggaaaaactaaaaaccctTTCTATAATcctatttatataaatataaatctaaatcaatatatatatatatatatatatatatatatatatatatatatataagcagagacctcattgTGTGAGGGTTTAAGCTTTTGCCTAGTGGCACCTCCTATAAAGCTTCTTTACAATCATCCAACTCTCCCATAACTGCCTGAGTTTACATCAcaactctctcttcttcatgtcttttagtataccaaatgtttcagttttttttttttttttttttttttaaggaatacTAATAACCAATGAGATCGAGATAGATAATCTTCTAGCATTTCTATTGCCTAAATTACACAAAtccatatcttttatttactataatcattattattttattttaatctatgggaatccttattattttatggtgatgAATTTACATACAAACATCTCATAAACAAAGTCTCCCTCCTctgttagtctttttttttttggtacggCAAGTTTTTAagttagttatataaaaagtttctgcCTTTGTGATTGTGTAGATGCATTAATCACAGCTTGCCTCTAAAATGatgttttggtttttgcctttttgttcTCACATAATATACATTATCAATACTCTGCTATAATGATTAATGTAGGATTTTCTAAATCTTTGACTCCCCAACCTCACTCTCACGCTTTGCCTTCCCCTCTCAACTTTGACTATATTcctccattctctttctttctctcttaaaaaaacttactttttttttttttttaaacctttaatagttaaatttcctaaactactgctactctcaaattttgtttccatactcaaaattttttaaaacaccagGCCAATGGAAGAAACCTATTGCTCTTATGATCTTTTGTTGTAGCCAGTGGCTATCCATTGTACACTAAGTGGCCTTGACATGTATGAGTTCAAGCTATCTTTTGttactttcaaaaattcatttcttcacTTACAATCGATAAGATTAAGATCGTGAGATTTTgtgttttgctattttcttttataggttgtgTTATTGTGTATATCGATTTCCAAAAGATGCTTGAAGTCTAGAACTGAGAAGTCGATAATTGTAAAAGTCTCATTGTCATTGTCTTTTCAAGATTGTTTAATATTAGCATATGCCTTGAGTAGACTagtcttttcaaaataaacaaaagctaaacCTGCTGTAAATCATAGTTTGGATTATAAGGATCAAGCCATCTAGGGTGgagggttttattttattttatacaggataaaaattctactctagctgTGTGAAGTTCTCTCTTAGAAACTTGAATTCCGGCCATTTCTTCCAATACCCTActagtacttatacttgtggaatgaccATCACACTAAAGATGTGCAATGGTAGGATGGAGGGGATTTAGTCAATGACAATTAAATTTGCAGAGGAAAAACAACACAACTATTCAATCCGCATTCTTTAGACTCCAAAGCTTCTTTCTAGAGTAAGGCTCttaatatttcaataaagaaatacatattgacttttttcctacaacaaattgagttttgggttaatggtttttttttttttttttgagttttggtttaatgatgattgtataatgatctatatgttgtgtgtgctttcttttctatgaatttcaataatgtATGAATCAATGATTTTAGTGTTTGGttcattaaggttttttttttaaaaaaatatatatttcatctttattttattattttgtttagcttttgttacttcttataatgaactcattactaacaaagttctatgacaattatggtataatatatgtacaacattctccaaaattatcttacataaaacattacaatattatccgtgcatcgcacgggaaACTTACTAGTTTTAATGAAATGGTGGATTAGTAAGCttacataataaattatttatttttcttattctatccttagatttgaatgtgaactactaagtcctttaaaaaaaatcttcctctaaataaataatgaaaaaccaaatataaactattaattatgacaaattcattaaaattgtagtctaacatttcaaaatgacaagtataatacaaaaataactatttaaatagAGAGCAACTTGCACACACAACAACAAAAGTGAATACTTGGCAATAATAGAGAGTctccttcaaacttttttttttccacacgtgaaacctaaataaaactttgttaaagaATATATCAAAAGAGTTGTCTATcctgtttatgttattttggagggaaaagatattgataatttgttttatatcttATCTTacttgcttaaatgataagaaaaaaaggggttaaaattgtcaatttataaaaatacaatttcttttaagtttgggaatttgGATTTTCACCTGTCTTAAAGGGAATCTACATTcttactgagaggggtttaagagGGGAATCTAGATTctcctggcatctgattcccttGCGTAATTTGCAATCAAACATgtgaatctttaaacattcctaggaatcctaaaatattaccccgtaccaaacgccacataagggcattggttaataatccatttaaagaaaattttcatggaaaagaaaataaaacaattaaggggtgtttggtatatgcatttaaaaactgaaaacatgtgtgaaaatacgtgtgggtgaaaaatgtatgaaaatatgtgtaatgttatttaaaaactgaaaacgtgTATTAGAGTGGGTGTACCAAATGGggttttaatattttgacattttttttttttcattttctataaaaattgtgtcaaaacttTTGTAAAttgaattgttaaccaatgcctaAGGAAATTCATTAGCATGACCCATTAACATTTATTAGTAGacaattttagtaaaattttattaagcactttttttttttaagttgatggtgaataattttaaaatgaaatctgaagatTCTGAACGTTAGCATTATGTCTTACCTTCTCGGTAATGAGGAAGAAACATTGGACAATTTGTCTATACACTGCAGGTTAGCTTAAATTGTGTGGTTCTAATCATGCTTAACTCCCCAAGCGGAGAATTTAGAGCCAAGATCCATCAATGCTTGGATTCATAATTGGCTTGCGAGtgaatttttatgatttttctagCTACTTTATGATCAGTGGCGGGGCAAGCCATTTGTCATGCCAGTTATTTGAGCTTTTGTTCAGCGGTCAACTTTGATCCTTAGAAGGAGAAGGTATATCATGTTTCGGGTGTATATCAGTCTCTCACAACATATGAGACCCTTACACGTATCTACTCTCTTATATGGGAATGACCCCACATTTATGCCTCTTTTCTAGAACCAACAATGCCTCTTTTTCCTCCTCTATAAATACCCACATTTTCCACAAAATGTAagaagagatttagggttttataGATCATAAAAACTCACATTGAGAGAGTGCTACCCATTCCTTTGAGAGAGAAATTCATTTGTAACCTCTTCGTCTTCCCTCCAAATTTACATATTCATGAGAGGAGATTCTATCATTCAACTTCTTCACTATATTAGTGTTGATTGTTGTTTGGACATTTGGGAAGCATTGGAGATTGACCACATTATTCAGCTAGTGAGGCTTGGTGGTACAATAGGGCAATGTTGTTGGATTCGAAAAACTAGTATAGAGACAAGACTCCATGAAATCTATTGGTAACTGAAGCTTAGGGTGCTCAACTTGTGTAGCTGCCTCATGAAGATGCATGTTTATGTACTAGTTGTGCGTTTTCAGTCTTTATGGACGGCTTGTTTTGAATAAGGTACtcattcttaaaaataaaataaattatagaaactTAAAATGAAGAATTCCCTACaagtttgagtgttttttttttttttttttgcgaccACAAAGAGCAGGCAGAGAAAGGATATGATGACTTCAAATTGGAAAAGCATGGTTTGAACATGCTTATTGCTGGCCCTATCTTATTTGTGCATGGATTGATATACAAGTCATGTCTTAGTAGCTTGTGGGCGTCTCCAAGTCACATTTTTAATTTGGAGTTTGTTGTTCATAGTCTGTGCAATTTGCAATAGCTGCGAGCAAGCTGAATTGATCCTTTTAGAGTTAGGAATATATCCTCTTACACTCGTTAACCTAAGCTATTTACACAAATATCTACAATTAATACGAACATGtccatatttataaaatatatctatattttaACACATGAAAAAGTAGATGTAAAAGTAAAGCAAGGGAACATAAATAAAACCCCCTATCTGTATAGTTCTTATGGTCAACAAAATACAATACATTCATTTCACTTAACACCATTTTAGGATGGTATTGGTTACATTCAGAAAAGATGATAAACTAGAGAAAAGTATTTTTGAGTAGTTTATGTCAAAACTTAGTCCATATCAACATCAAAAGTTTCATTTAAAATGAAGTGCAACGGTTGCCAATATAATACATGTCATAGTAAAATTATGTAGGCAAAGGTGCTAATGATTTTTCACAGATCAAGTGGGATGAGACCCATTTCAGCAAGAATTTCAAGGCAATTGGGGAGAGCTTCCTTAATCATGAACCCAAGGGGGTTGGGATAGCGAGCAATGGAGGTGAGACCATTTTTGTTGGTAAGTGTGATTCTTGCTCTTTCATAACCAGCCATGAGGTCAGAGCAATCAGCCCTGGAGCTCTTGAGGGCCACAACCTCACATATCTCTTCTTCATGATCACCATCCACAGGAAGACGATAAGTTCCTGTCGAATTAGTGACACCGTCGAATGAGTATGTCAACTCACCGCCCTCACGTTTTCTACATTCCAAACGTACCTTAGAATCTGCAAAGGATTATACCACGTAAGGGTTCATTTCATGCTTCAGATTCTATATCTTCCCTTTGACAATGTACATGAtgttatgttatttaaaattttaaataaaatgacgctaaatttagatttataatattttatttaaactaTTAAGTGCATCCATTTGAAATTAATGGAGAGGTTTTGAAGAGCAATGAAAATCTAAACTCCTAGATTTGGCCGCATATTtacattataattattaaaagacATCTAGTTTATGGAAAAATGATAAGACATACACTATTTTGGTGAtagtcatttttaaatttattcgatATGATaaggtgtattttttttttttttttttgaattctgaAAGTTTTTGTTGAATACTCCAAAAGCACCAAatgcccttgccccccacaccccacaagcacttatacttgtggagtaaccatcgcaccaagggtgtgcagtaGTTCCATAAAACTATCTCACTTTTCtatgtttggtaacaaccttaaataagttgaaaaccAATCTTCtaactttccttatttagcttgATATGAGatagattgttttccaaaaaaatttaattaaaaactatataaaaataagtaatactttttatattaaccaaaaatagttttcctttgacttattttttctgatattatcaaatatgaaaaacaCGAAAAACAAtctttacacaatatttttcattgaaacaaataCAACGTTACATTCAATAATTCAGAAACTAATTTAGAGAGAATTTCTCACTTGTACTTTAAGCCATAAAACATTTACTATACTTATAAGGGAAACAATAACACATTGCTGCCTAAATTGACAAAGTTGTGCCACTCATAGTTGTGTATAGAAGTAGTACTATTTCTGCAATTTGATAATGTTACAAAATCATGGTTCACGAAGTAATATCCTAatacttttagtaaaattaatcaaaaaaacattttattgtgACAAATTACCTGCCAGGGGTTGGCTGATTTTGGTCTCAAATTGGACACGGCATGTGTCACAGTACACCTTGCCTTCAACAAAGAAGGTTTCACTAGTGGCTTGGGCAAGGTTGAGGAGGGAAGAGAAGCAAAAAATGGTGGCAATGAGGGCAGCAACTGCACAAGTCTTTGCCATTTTTGCTTCCCTTTGATATCACTCTGTTTTGGAGGCAATTAAAGTCCTTTATAAGAGAGTAGAAAAATAGAGGGGGAGGAGTGGTTAATTTTGTGTGGTTCTTAGTGAACTTTTCTATTTAAGGcatgaagagaaagagagagagactcggTCCTTATTTTTGCATAAACACCAATACATGGATCCTGGTACCTACTAAACCAACATGATGCTCAACAAGACAACAACAATTGTGATTCAAATCggtttttccttcctttttttttttttttcaaccaataATGTGAAAATCAAAATCAGATTGAAGCCCCAAATTTGAAAAGATTTGACAGAAGTTCTAAACAGCCATCCATTCCACacaagtttgtttgtttacaACAAA
Coding sequences within:
- the LOC142612778 gene encoding outer envelope membrane protein 7-like; this translates as MGKSTATKQAVVVFGALAFGWLAIELAFKPFLDKFRTAIDKSDPTRDPDDVVPPANSDADADAGADAGSPQIAHH
- the LOC142612195 gene encoding olee1-like protein, with protein sequence MAKTCAVAALIATIFCFSSLLNLAQATSETFFVEGKVYCDTCRVQFETKISQPLADSKVRLECRKREGGELTYSFDGVTNSTGTYRLPVDGDHEEEICEVVALKSSRADCSDLMAGYERARITLTNKNGLTSIARYPNPLGFMIKEALPNCLEILAEMGLIPLDL